The DNA sequence CAGCGCTCGTACAGCGCCCGCTCGACCGGCGAATCCAGGTTGACCACGTCGTAGTCCGGGAAAGCCATGCGCGCCAAGGTGGACTTTCCGGTCTGCCGCGCGCCGGTGATCACGAGCAGGCGCCCGCGATCATGGGCGTGGATCTCCTGAATGGATTTTTGATTCAGGCGTATTTTCAAAAGCATCAGTTTGCTTTTTACGCCATTTTGGGGTTTTCACCAGGAAATCGACGGAGCGTTGCCATTTTCATCGTGGCCGCGCCGCTTGCTGCGCGGCGAGAGCCATCGGCCCTCCCCTCTCCGCCATCCAGGTGGAGAGGAGCTATCCGATGTTGATCGGCAGGCGCCGCACGCGCTCGCTGGATATGGGACATGATGTCTCCGAAGTCGAGGTCCATCGTTACGACGATCCGGCCTCCTGTGCGCGCCTCGTCGACAATCCACTTGTCCGAGGCCCTGGGATCGAGGCTCCGAACGTGAACGACATCATGCCCGGCCGCCGCCAGATCGTTTACGATACCCACCGGGACGCACATGTCCAAGAGCAGCTTCAACCCGCAACTCCGCGCTCCGTCGAGGTCTCCTCATCGGCGAGCCACGCGCCGTAGTAGAGGCACTGAAGAATGTCCTCGGGCTCGAGATCCGGGTATTGCGCGAGGATCTCCTCTGCGGTCATCCCGCTGGCCATCAGCTTGAGGACCAGAGACACCTGAATGCGAAGCCCACGCAGACAGGCGCGGCCGCCGAGAACGTTCGGATCGAATGTGATTCTATCGAGCCCTGTCGTCGTGGCCATCAGGATCTCCTTCCCGTTCGTTCACCGACCGTGAGTCATGATAGCACACCCGGGGAACCAGAGGGACCATCGTGGCCGCGCCGCTCGGCTGCGCACCTCACCCCCCGACCCCCTCTCCATCTGAACGATGTAGAGGGGGAGGGCTGGCGCGCAGTTCAGCTGTTCCCCTCTCCAGCGTTCAGCTGGAGAGGGGCCAGGGGTGAGGCGGGCGGAAACATTGGCGCCGTTTTCCGGCGGGGTCGAACCCCCGCCGGATCCAACCCAGCCCGGGCAGATTCTGCCCGGGCGAGGGGACGGGCAAGTCGGGTCAGCGATCCCCCAGCCTGTCTTTCCAGTACTCCGGACTTCGGTGAAGGTGCGCGACGGCGACGATCAGAATGCCCTCTTCCCTTTTCTGGTAGATGACGCCGAAAGGAAAACGCCTCGTCTGACACCGTCTCGTTCTCTGGGAAAGAGGCTGCCACGCATCCGGAAACCTGCCTATCCGATCAAGGGTTCTCAAGAACTCCGAGAGAAACTCCTCGCCGAGACCGGCCTCCTCGTAATTGTAGTAGTTCACGGCGTCATCCAGCTCGAGGCGAGCCGGTTCGAGAAAGGATATTCTCATTTCAGCGGTACTTCTTCAGAGCTTCTTCCAGGGATACCGACTTGATCTCGCCGCGCTCATGGGCGTCGATTCTGCTCTCGGCCTCCGCCGCCCACAACCTGTCGATCTCCTCGTCCGGCTTGTCCAGGCTGGAGAGCAGGGCATCCACCAGCTTCGCTCTCTTGTCCGGGCTCAGTCGGACGGCCTCTTCGAAAATGCTCATCTTTACCTCCGCGACAACCGTAGTTTTGTTGGGCTACATAGGATCAGTCAACGGTCTTCAACCACCATCAAAGGTATTGATCGGCTCGGCCGCCGTCAAGCGGCCCGCCCGATATCGGCCCTCCCCCTCTCCGCTTGCCGGAGAGGGGGTCGGGGGGTGAGGTGGAGATCTCTACATGCCGGGAATCGAAAGGACGGCTTCGACGACGCGGTCTTGATCCGCGTCGGAGAGGGAGGAGCCGCTCGGCAGGCAACAGGCCGCGGGTCAAGAGCTCCTTGGACACGGCGCCGCCGAGGAAGCGGCGGAAGTGGTGGAACAGCACGACGCGCCGGGGGGTGACGGCCGATTTCATTCGGCGAGCGTCCCGATCTCTCGCCACGGGACGACCTCGGCGACCTCCCGTGATTGCCTCTCGCGGCCGCCGTAGACGAGAACCGGCCTCGCCGATCGCCCCTCGGCCATTCGGCGCCATCTTTCGAGCCCGTCGAACCAGTCGGTTGAAATCGTCATGCCGGACTTGATTTCGATGGGGAGCAGCTTGCCCGCCCGGTCCACGATGACGTCCACCTCGTGCCCCGTGTTGTCGCGCCAGAAGAACAGGTCGTCGCTCTTGGCCCTATGAAACCTGCCCTTGAGCAGCTCCGCCACGACCCAGTTCTCGAAGAGCGCGCCGCGGATCGGGTGAGTCGAGAGCTGCGAAGCGCTCTCGATGCCGAGGAGGCGTGCGGCCAACCCGGTGTCGGTGAAATACAATTTAGGCGCCTTGACCAGCCTCTTGCGGAAGTTCTCGTGGTGCGGGCGCAGCCGATAGACGATGAAGCTCGTCTCCAGAATCGTGAGCCACGCCTTCACGGTCTTCTGGTCCACGCCGCAGTCCGATCCGATCCGCGCCATGTTCACGAGCTGGCCGATGTTCGCCGCGCACAGTCGCATGAAACGCTGGAACGCGTCGATCTCCCGGACGTGGATGAGCTGTCGCATGTCCCGTTCGAGGTAGGTCGCGATGTAGGCGTTGAGCCATCGCTCCGGCGCCGCGGGTGCGCTGTAGAGGGGAGGGTATCCGCCCTGGAAGATCGCCGTCTCGAGGCTCGGCGGTTCCTGCCCGCCTCGCGACAGCTCCTCGAAGGAGAACGGGAGAAGGTTCAAAAGGCCGACGCGTCCGGCGAGCGATTGCGAGATCCGCTCCATGAGCCCGAAATGCTGCGATCCGGTGAGCACGAACCGCCCCGCGGTTTTCAGCTCGTCGATGACGCCCTGCAGATAGGAGAAGATCTCCGGGCATCGCTGAACTTCGTCGAGCACGGCGCCCGTCGCGTAGAGGTCCAGGAAGCGCCGGGGATCGCGCAGCGCGAGCCCCCGCGTGTCCGGATCTTCGAGCGACACGTACGGCGCGTCGGGGAAGATGTGCCGCGCCAGCGTCGTCTTTCCGGACTGCCTCGGTCCGGTGATGGCGATGGCCGGGAACTCGCGGGCCATGGTGAGGAGCATCGTCTCCGCGGTTCTCGGAATATACATCGAAAACAACCTTCTTACAGATGCGGAATTCTATTCCACATTTGTAAGAGTTGTCCTTTCTTTGTGTAATGTCAATGGGTTGAGATCCGCATCCGCATCCGCAACTCCCCCTCTCCGCTTGCCGGAGAGGGGCAGGGGTGAGGCGGGCGGTAACATTGGCGCCGTTTTCCGGCGGGGTCGAACCCCCGCCGGATCCAACCCAGCCCGGGCAGATTCTGCCCGGGCGAACGGACGGGCAGAGAAGATGGAATGGTCGGGCGTTCGGCGGTCCTCAGGCGCCGACCGCGAACTGCATCTCCCGCGCGTTGTCGACGACGGTGGACGCGTTGAGGATCTCCAGCCGGACCACGGCGCCGTTCGGGCCGAAGTCGGCGATCACGCCGGGCCGGATCTCGTCGCTCTCGCGGATCTGCTTGTCGCTCAGGGTGATCGTGAGCGAATCGGTTCCCACGTCGTATTGAATCCTCATCGATCTTCTCCGGCAGCTGCCTCCGGGAGGGTTTCCCCGGCGGACGACAGCACTGAAAGCAGCAACCCGCTTTGATACCACACGCCGTGTTCCAGCAACTTCTCGATTACCGGCGCAATGGCCGACAGGACCCCCAGCTTCTTCGCCTCGAGCAGGAGACCGAGCGTGCCCACCACTTCGAGATCCACAGCGCGCGCTATCCTCCGCCCCTTCTTCTCGTCGATACAGACCGTGCCGACCCCGTTCTTCAGCGCGAACTGGATCACCGCGGCCTCTCCCCGGTCGAGCAATGAGAGCGTCACGGCATCCACCGGACCATCCGATTCCACGATCGTGACACCGGACAGGTCCACGCCTTGGCGCCCGCAGCGTTGCCCGCTCTCTATCTCGTCTCTCACTTCTCTGGGCACCAGGAACTGGTGGGGGAGATCCCGCAACAGGTTCAGGACACCCCCCGCGGCCAGGGAAATCAGCGGGCCGGTGTTGACGACGATCTTGTCAGGCATTCTCCGCGAACCGAATCTCCGCCTGGGCCTCGGAGGCGTCCAGGTTGCTGATCGCGATGCCTACCCGCGGCAGCGAAAAAAGGAAATCGACGCGATTCCTGCCGCACATCCTGGCCGCCTGACCCGAGGTGACCCGGCCGAGCTCGTACAGCTTGGCGGCCAGCAGGAACCTGGCCTCCTCCATGAACTCCTCGTGGGACATTCCCGTCCCGGCGAGCAGCTCTTCCCCGTACTCGATCCGTATCTCTCTCTTCGCGGTCATGTGTTCGGCCTCCTTGACTTGGACAGTATAACGCGACAACCCGCCATTGTCTCTCTTCCCCACGAGGCGGTCATTGTCCCCAGGGCGGCATGGACGATTCGGGGGACGGGGGTAACTTGGAACGAGCGGCGCTCGGCGCACGGCCTTCGGCCAGGGGAAGAGGTCCGGCTTTGCCCGAAAGGGCGTGCTCCGAAGCGGCTCTGCCGCGAAGGAGCATCGTTGCCGCGCTCCTCGTGGGCGCGGCTGAAAGCTGAGGCCGGCCATCATTTGATCCGGACCGTGAGGCGGGGAAAGGCGGCCCGGAGAACGGGGCGTTTGCCCGACATCGCCCGCGCGGGATCCGCGCGGGCTGGGATGATCCCGCCGGGGGATGGACCCCGGCGGGCGGAACATTGCCATTTTCATCGTGGCCGCGCCGCTTGCCCGCGCGGCGAGAGCCATCGGCCCTCCCCCTCTCCGCTTGCCGGAGAGGGGGCCGGGGGGTGAGGCGGGCGGGCTGGGATAGACCCGCCGGGGGATGGACCCCGGCGGGCGGAAGAATTAGCGCCGTTTTCCGGCGGGGTCGAACCCCCGCCGGATCCAACCCAGCCCGGGCAGCCCGGGCGAGGGGAAGGGCGAAGAAGATGGAATGGTTGGGGTTTACCGGTTCGAGTCGATCGCGTCGTTCACGGCTTCGACAACGCGGTCTTGGTCCGCGTCGGAGAGGGAGGAGCCGCTCGGCAGGCACAGGCCGCGGGAGAAGAGCTCCGCGGACACGGCGCCGCCGAGGGAGCGGCAATCTTTGAACACGGGCTGCAGGTGCATGGGCTTCCAGACCGGGCGCGCCTCGATGTCGCGCGATTCGAGGTGGAGCCGGATCTGCTCGGGCGTCGCGCCGAGCGCTTCGGCGTCTATCGTGAGGCAGGTGAGCCAGCGGTTGCAGCGGCCGTACGGCGCCTCGGGCATGAACGACACGCCGGGGAGCGCACCGAGCGCCGCCACGTACTTGTCGAAGATCTTCCGCCGCGCCTCGACGCGCGCGTCGAGCGTCGCGAGCTGGCCCCGGCCGATCGCGGCGAGCACGTTGGAGAGCCGGTAGTTGTAGCCGATCTCCTCGTGCTCGTAGTGCGGCGCCGGCTCGCGCGCCTGGGTGGCGAGGAAGAGCGCGCGCCTCACGTGCTCCTCGTGCGGGCTGAGCAGCATGCCGCCGCCCGCGGTCGTGATGATCTTGTTGCCGTTGAACGACAGGATCGCCATCTCGCCGAACGTGCCGGCGTGCTTGCCCTTGTACGTCGCGCCGAGCGCCTCGGCCGCGTCCTCGACGACCGGGATCCCGTACCGGGCGCAGGCCTCCAGGATCGGATCGTAGTCCGCGCACTGGCCGTAGAGGTCGACGACGATGACGGCCTTGGGCAGCTTCCCGCGCTTCGCGGCGTCCTCGAGCCCCTGGGCGAGCAGCGCGGGGTCCATGTTCCAAGACGCCGCGTCGCAGTCCACGAACACCGGCCTTGCGCCCACGTAGGCGATCGCGTTGGCGCTCGCCGAGAACGTGAGGGTGGAGCAGAAGACTTCGTCGTCGCGCCCGACGCCCAGCATCAGGAGCGCGAGGTGCAGCCCGGCCGTGCCGCTCGATAAAGCGCACGCGTGCCCGGCCCCGAGCTTCTCGCACATCTCCTTCTCGAACGCGGTCACGTGCGGCCCGAGCGGCGCGATCCAGTTCGAGTCGAAGGCGTCGGTCACGAGCGCGCGCTCGTTTCCGAACACGTGGGGAGGGGAGAGGTAGATGCGGGTCATGGTTTCTTCAGTACCTCCCAGTAGCCGCCCTTGGCGGGGCCGACGCGGCGGATCAGCCCGTCCGCTTTCAATGAACGAATACTTTTTTCGACACCTGCGTTGCTCTGGCCAAGCAGAAGAGCCATCTCCCCGATGGTAACGGCGGGATTGTCCGCCATTGCCGCGAGAATCATCTCCTTACTTTTCCCCTTACTTTTCCCCTTACTTTTCCCCTTGCTGTCTCCCGTCCGGGGAACCGCGGCGCCATCGGTGTCTTCTTCCCCGCCCGGGATCCGGGCGGGCTGGGTTGGATCCGCCGTGGAATGAACCACGGCGGTGTTCTGTGTTGCAGGTTTTCCGGCGGGGTCGATTCCCCGCCGGATCGAGCCCAGCCCGGGCAGATCCTGCCCGGGAAGAAGAGGTGGGCTGTATATCTCCTTCCACTCGGTGTGCTGGCTCTCGGTCATGGGTTCAACACATCCTCTCGAACGCGTTGCTGTACGAAGTCCAGCGCGCTGGACGGAGTACAGCCGCGTCGACGGAGGACGCCGAAGGCGGCCGGAGTCAACACGTCGGTCACGAGCGCGCGCTCGTTTCCGAACACGTGGGGTGGGGAGAGGTAGATGCGGGTCATGGGGTCGCCTTTTTGAGAACGCGCGCCGGGACGCCGACCCAGGTTTCGCCAGCCGGAACCGACTTGGTGACGCAGGCGCCCGCGCCGATGACCGCGTCGTCGCCGATAGTCAGCGGATTGTCCTCGGTGCCGTTGACGAACACCGCGCCGGTTCCGACGTACACACGCCTGCCGAAGTGGACCCAGCCCGAAACGTGGACGCCGGGCGCGAGCGTCGTGAAATCGTCCATGATGACGTCGTGGCCGATCGTGCAGTCGAGGTTGATCTGAACCTGCCGGCCGAGCCTGATGTTGGTGGTGAGGATGTTCTCGGCGCAGATGACAACGCCATCGCCGTACTCGACCCAGCGCGACATCTTCGCCGAAGGATGGATGAGGTTGATGAACTCCCATCCGCCCTCTTTACAGCGCTCGGCCAACATCTGCCTCGTTCTGGGTGAGCCGATGGCGAGCACCATGCGCGCGTCGGGATACTTCCGCCGAGCTTCCGCTAGGCTCATCACAGGGAAGCCGTTAATGGCGGTCCCGTGCTTGTCTTCGGCATCGTCCACGAAGCAGCAGACAGTCATTCCCTGGCTGTTTACTTCCATGCACTCTGCGGCCCAGGCGATCTCGCGCCCGAACCCGCCGGAACCGTAGATGGCGATGTTGATGGTCATGTGTTGCTCGCGGCTTCTGCTGTCTTGCTGCCCGTGAACTCCGTCATGGTGGCCTCTCCCGCTGCGTTGATGCCTTCCCGCTTCAGGACTTTCAGCACGGTCATCGCCAGAATCCTGAGGTCCAGCGCAAGCGATTGGTTGTCCACGTACCACACGTCGTGGGCGAACTTCTCTTCCCAGGACAGTGCGTTGCGTCCGTTCACCTGCGCCCAGCCGGTGATGCCGGGCTTCACCTCGTGACGGCGCGCCTGCTCGGGAGTGTAGCGATCGAGGTACTGCATGAGCAGCGGCCGCGGCCCGACGAGGCTCATGTCGCCCTTGAGGACGTTGAGCAGCGTCGGCAGCTCGTCGATGCTGGTCTTTCGGAGAAACTTTCCGAGCGGCGTCAGGCGCGCCGCGTCGGAGGTGACAGTGTCCTCGCCGGATCGCAAACGGTCCGGCGTGGTCTGGCGCACGGTGGGAAAGCCGTTGGCGACGAGCCACTCGTGCGTCTCGTTCTTGTCGCCGCCTATCGCGATCGTCTCGGGCGCGGACACGGCCACGGTCGTGCCGATCGCCTCGAACTCGGCGCGGTGCGCTGCGTACATCGGCAGCTCGGTGTCGATGGTGGGGACGATCAGGCGCACATCGTTCTCGCGGCATATGTCGAGCAACGCCGGGACGAACGCGGCGTCCGTGCACCGCGGCACGACGAACGCCCGATCCGCCAGGTGGAACGCGGCCGAGAGCCGCGACATGTCCGCGGCGAGCAGCTCGCCCGACCAGCCGAGGCCCTGCAGCGTCTCTCTGAAGATGCCGAGTAACGCCCCCCGCCGTCCGGCGGAAGAGATGAGGATGTTGCGTTTCTCCATGGTCATGCGGTTTCTTCCCGCGCAGAGTTCGTTCCCATGAACTCCGGCATGGTGGCTCTGCTCACTTGAGCGACAAACGCTGTCAATAAACAATCTTCCGTAACAGGCTGAAACACTCTGCCGCTTTGACACCGACGCCCATTCCCCGCTCCTTCGCCAGCACTTCTAGCCCCTCGGGTGAACGCGGATGCGGCCACGCCTTTATCTCGGCCTCGAACAGCCGCATGATCTCAATTTTTCTTTTCAGATGAAGCGTAATGTCTACATAGACATTAGGCACGAAGGGGGTGTTCCAGTAACGAGACGTGGTGGAGATCTCATACGCTAGGACCTCCTTCACCGAGCAATCAGGGATCGGCCTTGTCGCCACCAGACCACATTCGTTGACAATTCTGT is a window from the Pseudomonadota bacterium genome containing:
- a CDS encoding DUF5615 family PIN-like protein produces the protein MKLLLDMCVPVGIVNDLAAAGHDVVHVRSLDPRASDKWIVDEARTGGRIVVTMDLDFGDIMSHIQRARAAPADQHRIAPLHLDGGEGRADGSRRAASGAATMKMATLRRFPGENPKMA
- a CDS encoding DUF433 domain-containing protein, whose product is MATTTGLDRITFDPNVLGGRACLRGLRIQVSLVLKLMASGMTAEEILAQYPDLEPEDILQCLYYGAWLADEETSTERGVAG
- a CDS encoding type II toxin-antitoxin system RelE/ParE family toxin codes for the protein MRISFLEPARLELDDAVNYYNYEEAGLGEEFLSEFLRTLDRIGRFPDAWQPLSQRTRRCQTRRFPFGVIYQKREEGILIVAVAHLHRSPEYWKDRLGDR
- a CDS encoding addiction module protein, coding for MSIFEEAVRLSPDKRAKLVDALLSSLDKPDEEIDRLWAAEAESRIDAHERGEIKSVSLEEALKKYR
- a CDS encoding ATP-binding protein — protein: MYIPRTAETMLLTMAREFPAIAITGPRQSGKTTLARHIFPDAPYVSLEDPDTRGLALRDPRRFLDLYATGAVLDEVQRCPEIFSYLQGVIDELKTAGRFVLTGSQHFGLMERISQSLAGRVGLLNLLPFSFEELSRGGQEPPSLETAIFQGGYPPLYSAPAAPERWLNAYIATYLERDMRQLIHVREIDAFQRFMRLCAANIGQLVNMARIGSDCGVDQKTVKAWLTILETSFIVYRLRPHHENFRKRLVKAPKLYFTDTGLAARLLGIESASQLSTHPIRGALFENWVVAELLKGRFHRAKSDDLFFWRDNTGHEVDVIVDRAGKLLPIEIKSGMTISTDWFDGLERWRRMAEGRSARPVLVYGGRERQSREVAEVVPWREIGTLAE
- a CDS encoding DUF2283 domain-containing protein, with the translated sequence MRIQYDVGTDSLTITLSDKQIRESDEIRPGVIADFGPNGAVVRLEILNASTVVDNAREMQFAVGA
- a CDS encoding DUF3368 domain-containing protein, whose translation is MPDKIVVNTGPLISLAAGGVLNLLRDLPHQFLVPREVRDEIESGQRCGRQGVDLSGVTIVESDGPVDAVTLSLLDRGEAAVIQFALKNGVGTVCIDEKKGRRIARAVDLEVVGTLGLLLEAKKLGVLSAIAPVIEKLLEHGVWYQSGLLLSVLSSAGETLPEAAAGEDR
- a CDS encoding UPF0175 family protein gives rise to the protein MTAKREIRIEYGEELLAGTGMSHEEFMEEARFLLAAKLYELGRVTSGQAARMCGRNRVDFLFSLPRVGIAISNLDASEAQAEIRFAENA
- a CDS encoding aminotransferase class I/II-fold pyridoxal phosphate-dependent enzyme, whose amino-acid sequence is MTRIYLSPPHVFGNERALVTDAFDSNWIAPLGPHVTAFEKEMCEKLGAGHACALSSGTAGLHLALLMLGVGRDDEVFCSTLTFSASANAIAYVGARPVFVDCDAASWNMDPALLAQGLEDAAKRGKLPKAVIVVDLYGQCADYDPILEACARYGIPVVEDAAEALGATYKGKHAGTFGEMAILSFNGNKIITTAGGGMLLSPHEEHVRRALFLATQAREPAPHYEHEEIGYNYRLSNVLAAIGRGQLATLDARVEARRKIFDKYVAALGALPGVSFMPEAPYGRCNRWLTCLTIDAEALGATPEQIRLHLESRDIEARPVWKPMHLQPVFKDCRSLGGAVSAELFSRGLCLPSGSSLSDADQDRVVEAVNDAIDSNR
- a CDS encoding winged helix-turn-helix transcriptional regulator, producing MTESQHTEWKEIYSPPLLPGQDLPGLGSIRRGIDPAGKPATQNTAVVHSTADPTQPARIPGGEEDTDGAAVPRTGDSKGKSKGKSKGKSKEMILAAMADNPAVTIGEMALLLGQSNAGVEKSIRSLKADGLIRRVGPAKGGYWEVLKKP
- a CDS encoding acetyltransferase, whose product is MTINIAIYGSGGFGREIAWAAECMEVNSQGMTVCCFVDDAEDKHGTAINGFPVMSLAEARRKYPDARMVLAIGSPRTRQMLAERCKEGGWEFINLIHPSAKMSRWVEYGDGVVICAENILTTNIRLGRQVQINLDCTIGHDVIMDDFTTLAPGVHVSGWVHFGRRVYVGTGAVFVNGTEDNPLTIGDDAVIGAGACVTKSVPAGETWVGVPARVLKKATP